One genomic region from Lynx canadensis isolate LIC74 chromosome E1, mLynCan4.pri.v2, whole genome shotgun sequence encodes:
- the TMEM94 gene encoding transmembrane protein 94 isoform X3, translating to MLGRSLPFGGDHIHLGMPAVLWAHGSEGEARGLCPNLLSHVEYCWAPSLWLEKSSPVRLQTQLRNQLEGEPPLALGLSTRKALSILKEQLEAVLEGHLKEQKKCLTWKEMWRSSFLHHSNRCSCFHWPGASLMLLAVLLLLGCHGGQPAGSHGAELVSASALCLLLLLNLILIGRQDRLKRREVERRLRGIIDQIQDALRDGKEIKWPDAMYPDLHMPFAPSWSLHWAYRDGHLVNLPVSLLVEGDIIALRPGQESFASLRGIKDDEHIVLEPGDLFPPFSPPPSPRGEVKKGPQNPQQHRLFRVLETPVIDNIRWCLDMALSRPVTALDNERFTVQSVMLHYAVPVVLAGFLITNALRFMLNAPGVTSWQYTLLQLQVNGVLPVLPLLFPALWVLATACGEARVLAQMSKASPSSLLAKFSEDTLSSYTEAVSSQEMLRCIWGHFLRVIQGTSPTLSHSSSLLHSLGSVTVLCCVDKQGILSWPNPSPETVLFFSGKVEPPHSSHEDLTDDLSTRSFCHPEPHERDALLAGSLNTSLHLSNEQERGDWPGDGPKPPEFYSHHKAHGRSKHPSGSNVSFSRDTEGGEEEPGKAQPGLEGEPYEAEDFVCDYHLEMLSLSQDQQNPSCIQFDDSNWQLHLTSLKPLGLNVLLNLCNASVTERLCRFSDHLCNIALQESHSAVLPVHVPWGLCELARLIGFTPGAKELFKQENHLALYRLPSAEMVKETSLGRLSCVTKRRPPLSHMISLFIKDTTTSTEQMLSHGTADVVLEACTDFWDGADIYPLSGSDRKKVLDFYQRACLSGYCSAFAYKPMSCALSSQLNGKCIELVQAPGQSSIFTMCELPSTVPIKLSTRRNSWSSDEGIGEVLEKEDCMQALSGQIFMGMVSSQYQARLDIVRLIDGLVNACIRFVYFSLEDELKSKVFAEKMGLETGWNCHISLTPNGDMPGSEIPPSSPSHAGSLHDDLNQVSRDDAEGLLLMEEEGHSDLISFQPTDSDLPSFLEDCNRAKLPRGIHQVRPHLQNIDNVPLLVPLFTDCTPEKPHTGLRLPDSCAPRLHPTPAMCEMIKIMQEYGEVTCCLGSSANLRNSCLFLQSDISIALDPLYPSRCSWETFGYATSTSMAQASDGLSPLQLSGQLNSLPCSLTFRQEETISIIRLIEQARHATYGIRKCFLFLLQCQLTLVVIQFLSCLVQLPPLLSTTDILWLSCFCYPLLSISLLGKPPHSSIMSMATGKNLQSIPKKTQHYFLLCFLLKFSLTVSSCLICFGFTLQSFCDSSQARNLTNCSSIMLRSHADTAPAWFDDFANGLLTAQKLTAALTVLHTVFISITHVHRTKPLWRKSPLTNLWWAVTVPVVLLGQVGQTAVDLQLWTHRDSRVHFGLEDVPLLTWLLGCLSLVLVVVTNEIVKLHEIRVRVRYQKRQKLQFETKLGMNSPF from the exons ATGCTGGGGAGGAGCCTTCCTTTTGGGGGTGATCACATTCATCTGGGCATGCCTGCAGTACTCTGGGCCCATGGATCTGAAGGAGAAGCACGTG GGCTCTGCCCCAACCTGCTGAGCCATGTTGAGTACTGTTGGGCACCCTCTCTGTGGTTAGAGAAGAGCTCCCCAGTCAGACTCCAAACACAGCTGCGTAACCAGCTGGAG GGCGAGCCACCCTTGGCCCTGGGCCTGTCCACCCGGAAGGCCCTCAGCATCCTGAAGGAGCAGCTCGAGGCGGTGCTGGAAGGACACctgaaggaacagaagaaatgtCTCACGTGGAAG GAGATGTGGAGAAGCAGCTTCCTGCACCACAGTAACCGCTGCTCCTGCTTCCACTGGCCGGGCGCCTCACTCATGCTGCTGgcggtgctgctgctgctgggctgCCACGGGGGCCAGCCGGCGGGCAG CCACGGGGCCGAGCTGGTGAGCGCCTCGGCGCTGTGCCTCCTGCTCCTTCTCAACCTCATCCTCATCGGGCGGCAAGATCGGCTGAAGCGCAGGGAGGTAGAGCGGAGGCTCCGAGGGATCATTGACCAAATCCAAG ATGCGCTCAGGGATGGCAAGGAGATCAAGTGGCCGGATGCCATGTACCCAGACCTCCACATGCCCTTTGCACCATCCTGGTCCCTGCACTGGGCGTACAGAGATGGACATCTGGTCAACCTGCCAGTTAGCCTGTTGGTGGAAGGAGACATCATAGCTCTGAGGCCCGGCCAGGAATCGTTCGCCTCTCTGAGGGGGATCAAG GATGATGAACACATTGTCTTAGAGCCGGGAGACctgtttccccctttctctccacccccttcccccagggGAGAAGTGAAGAAAGGGCCACAGAACCCCCAGCAGCACAGACTCTTCCGTGTCCTTGAGACCCCTGTGATTGACAACATCAG GTGGTGCCTGGACATGGCCCTGTCCCGCCCAGTCACTGCTCTGGACAACGAGCGGTTCACGGTGCAGTCGGTGATGTTGCACTACGCTGTGCCTGTGGTCCTG GCCGGCTTCCTCATCACCAATGCCCTGCGCTTTATGCTGAATGCCCCTGGGGTCACGTCCTGGCAGTACACCCTCCTCCAGCTACAG GTGAACGGCGTCCTGCCCGTCCTCCCCCTGCTCTTTCCAGCCCTCTGGGTTCTGGCGACCGCCTGTGGAGAAGCCCGCGTCCTGGCTCAGATGAGCAAGGCCTCTCCCAGCTCCTTG CTGGCCAAGTTCTCGGAGGACACTCTCAGCAGCTATACAGAAGCCGTCTCCTCTCAG GAAATGCTACGCTGCATTTGGGGTCACTTCCTGCGGGTGATCCAGGGGACGTCGCCGACGCTGAGCCATAGTTCCAGCCTGTTGCACAGCTTGGGCTCTGTCACG GTCCTATGCTGTGTGGACAAACAGGGGATCCTGTCGTGGCCAAACCCCAGCCCGGAGACCGTGTTGTTCTTCAGTGGGAAGGTGGAGCCCCCACACAGCAGCCACGAGGACCTAACAGATGACCTGTCCACCCGCTCCTTCTGCCACCCCGAG CCCCACGAACGAGATGCCCTCCTGGCTGGCTCCCTGAACACTTCCCTGCACCTTTCCAATGAGCAGGAACGCGGTGACTGGCCCGGTGACGGTCCCAAGCCCCCTGAATTCTACTCTCACCACAAAGCACACGGCCGCAGCAAACACCCATCCGGCTCCAATGTGAGCTTCAGCAGGGACACAGAGGGTGGTGAAGAAGAGCCTGGCAAG GCCCAGCCCGGGCTGGAGGGCGAGCCGTACGAAGCGGAGGACTTTGTGTGTGACTACCACCTGGAGATGCTGAGCCTGTCACAGGACCAGCAGAACCCCTCCTGCATCCAGTTCGATGACTCCAACTGGCAGCTGCACCTTACCTCCCTGAAGCCCCTGGGTCTCAACGTGCTGCTGAACTTGTGTAACGCCAGCGTCACGGAGCGGCTGTGCCGGTTCTCAGACCACCTGTGCAACATCGCCCTGCAGGAGAGCCACAGCGCCGTCCTGCCCGTGCACGTACCCTGGGGCCTCTGCGAGCTGGCCCGCCTCATAG GCTTCACTCCTGGGGCCAAGGAGCTCTTCAAACAGGAAAACCACCTTGCACTCTACCGCCTCCCCAGTGCCGAGATGGTGAAGGAAACCTCGCTGGGAAGGCTCTCCTGTGTCACCAAGCGGCGCCCCCCCCTCAGCCACATGATCAGCCTCTTCATCAAGGACACCACCACCA gTACAGAACAGATGCTGTCCCATGGCACGGCGGACGTGGTCTTAGAGGCCTGCACAGACTTCTGGGACGGGGCCGACATCTACCCTCTTTCGGGTTCTGACAG AAAGAAAGTGCTGGATTTCTACCAGCGAGCCTGCTTGTCTGGCTACTGCTCTGCCTTTGCCTACAAGCCCATGAGCTGCGCCCTGTCCTCTCAACTCAACGGCAAGTGCATTGAGCTGGTGCAGGCGCCTGGCCAAAGCAGCATCTTCACCATGTGCGAGCTGCCCAGCACTGTCCCCATCAAGCTCAGCACCCGCCGCAACAGCTGGAGCTCTGACG AAGGGATCGGGGAGGTGCTGGAGAAGGAAGACTGTATGCAGGCCCTGAGCGGCCAGATCTTCATGGGCATGGTGTCCTCCCAGTACCAGGCCCGGCTGGACATCGTGCGCCTCATCGACGGGCTGGTCAATGCCTGCATCCGCTTCGTCTACTTCTCTTTGGAGGATGAGCTCAAAAGCAAG GTGTTTGCAGAAAAGATGGGCCTGGAGACAGGTTGGAACTGCCACATCTCTCTCACGCCCAATGGGGACATGCCTGGCTCTGAGATCCCCCCCTCCAGCCCTAGCCATGCTGGCTCCCTGCATGATGACCTGAATCAGG TGTCCCGAGACGATGCAGAAGGGCTCCTTCTGATGGAGGAGGAGGGTCACTCTGACCTCATTAGCTTCCAGCCGACAGACAGTGACCTCCCCAGCTTCCTGGAGGACTGCAACCGG GCCAAGCTGCCCCGAGGCATCCACCAGGTGCGTCCCCACCTGCAGAACATTGACAACGTGCCCCTGCTAGTGCCCCTGTTCACCGACTGTACCCCCGAGA agcctcacacagggctccgCCTACCTGACTCTTGTGCCCCCCGActgcaccccaccccagccaTGTGTGAGATGATCAAGATCATGCAGGAATATGGGGAGGTGACCTGCTGCCTGGGCAGCTCTGCCAACCTCAGGAACAGTTGCCTTTTCCTCCAGAGCGACATCAG CATCGCCCTGGATCCCCTGTACCCGTCCCGCTGCTCCTGGGAGACCTTTGGCTACGCCACCAGCACCAGCATGGCCCAGGCCTCGGATGGCCTTTCTCCCCTGCAGCTCTCAGGGCAGCTCAACAGCCTGCCCTGCTCCCTGACATTTCGCCAGGAAGAGACCATCAGCATCATCCGGCTCATTGAGCAG GCTCGGCACGCCACCTACGGCATTCGCAAGTGCTTCCTCTTCCTGCTGCAATGCCAGTTGACTCTGGTGGTCATCCAG TTCCTGTCTTGTCTGGTTCAGCTGCCACCGCTGCTGAGTACCACTGACATCCTGTGGCTGTCCTGCTTTTGCTACCCTCTGCTCAG CATCTCTCTGCTGGGAAAGCCCCCGCATAGCTCCATCATGTCTATGGCCACGGGGAAGAACCTTCAGTCCATTCCTAAGAAG ACCCAGCACTACTTCCTGCTCTGCTTCTTGCTCAAATTCAGCCTCACCGTCAGCTCGTGCCTCATCTGCTTTGGCTTCACGCTGCAGAGCTTCTGTGACAGCTCCCAGGCCCGCAACCTCACCAACTGCTCCTCCATCATGCTGCGCAG TCACGCCGACACAGCTCCAGCCTGGTTTGACGACTTTGCCAACGGGCTGCTGACGGCCCAGAAGCTCACGGCGGCCCTGACCGTCCTGCACACGG TCTTCATTTCTATCACCCACGTGCATCGCACCAAGCCCCTGTGGAGAAAGAGCCCCTTGACAAACCTCTGGTGGGCCGTGACGGTGCCCGTGGT CCTGCTGGGGCAGGTGGGCCAGACGGCAGTGGACCTACAGCTGTGGACGCACAGGGACAGCCGTGTCCACTTTGGCCTGGAGGACGTGCCTCTGCTGACATGGCTCCTGGGCTGCCTCTCCCTGGTCCTTGTGGTGGTCACCAACGAGATCGTGAAGCTGCATGAGATTCG GGTCCGGGTTCGCTACCAGAAGCGACAGAAACTGCAGTTTGAAACGAAGCTGGGCATGAACTCCCCCTTCTGA
- the TMEM94 gene encoding transmembrane protein 94 isoform X2 has product MLGRSLPFGGDHIHLGMPAVLWAHGSEGEARGLCPNLLSHVEYCWAPSLWLEKSSPVRLQTQLRNQLEGEPPLALGLSTRKALSILKEQLEAVLEGHLKEQKKCLTWKEMWRSSFLHHSNRCSCFHWPGASLMLLAVLLLLGCHGGQPAGSHGAELVSASALCLLLLLNLILIGRQDRLKRREVERRLRGIIDQIQDALRDGKEIKWPDAMYPDLHMPFAPSWSLHWAYRDGHLVNLPVSLLVEGDIIALRPGQESFASLRGIKDDEHIVLEPGDLFPPFSPPPSPRGEVKKGPQNPQQHRLFRVLETPVIDNIRWCLDMALSRPVTALDNERFTVQSVMLHYAVPVVLAGFLITNALRFMLNAPGVTSWQYTLLQLQVNGVLPVLPLLFPALWVLATACGEARVLAQMSKASPSSLLAKFSEDTLSSYTEAVSSQEMLRCIWGHFLRVIQGTSPTLSHSSSLLHSLGSVTVLCCVDKQGILSWPNPSPETVLFFSGKVEPPHSSHEDLTDDLSTRSFCHPEVEEEPHERDALLAGSLNTSLHLSNEQERGDWPGDGPKPPEFYSHHKAHGRSKHPSGSNVSFSRDTEGGEEEPGKAQPGLEGEPYEAEDFVCDYHLEMLSLSQDQQNPSCIQFDDSNWQLHLTSLKPLGLNVLLNLCNASVTERLCRFSDHLCNIALQESHSAVLPVHVPWGLCELARLIGFTPGAKELFKQENHLALYRLPSAEMVKETSLGRLSCVTKRRPPLSHMISLFIKDTTTSTEQMLSHGTADVVLEACTDFWDGADIYPLSGSDRKKVLDFYQRACLSGYCSAFAYKPMSCALSSQLNGKCIELVQAPGQSSIFTMCELPSTVPIKLSTRRNSWSSDGIGEVLEKEDCMQALSGQIFMGMVSSQYQARLDIVRLIDGLVNACIRFVYFSLEDELKSKVFAEKMGLETGWNCHISLTPNGDMPGSEIPPSSPSHAGSLHDDLNQVSRDDAEGLLLMEEEGHSDLISFQPTDSDLPSFLEDCNRAKLPRGIHQVRPHLQNIDNVPLLVPLFTDCTPEKPHTGLRLPDSCAPRLHPTPAMCEMIKIMQEYGEVTCCLGSSANLRNSCLFLQSDISIALDPLYPSRCSWETFGYATSTSMAQASDGLSPLQLSGQLNSLPCSLTFRQEETISIIRLIEQARHATYGIRKCFLFLLQCQLTLVVIQFLSCLVQLPPLLSTTDILWLSCFCYPLLSISLLGKPPHSSIMSMATGKNLQSIPKKTQHYFLLCFLLKFSLTVSSCLICFGFTLQSFCDSSQARNLTNCSSIMLRSHADTAPAWFDDFANGLLTAQKLTAALTVLHTVFISITHVHRTKPLWRKSPLTNLWWAVTVPVVLLGQVGQTAVDLQLWTHRDSRVHFGLEDVPLLTWLLGCLSLVLVVVTNEIVKLHEIRVRVRYQKRQKLQFETKLGMNSPF; this is encoded by the exons ATGCTGGGGAGGAGCCTTCCTTTTGGGGGTGATCACATTCATCTGGGCATGCCTGCAGTACTCTGGGCCCATGGATCTGAAGGAGAAGCACGTG GGCTCTGCCCCAACCTGCTGAGCCATGTTGAGTACTGTTGGGCACCCTCTCTGTGGTTAGAGAAGAGCTCCCCAGTCAGACTCCAAACACAGCTGCGTAACCAGCTGGAG GGCGAGCCACCCTTGGCCCTGGGCCTGTCCACCCGGAAGGCCCTCAGCATCCTGAAGGAGCAGCTCGAGGCGGTGCTGGAAGGACACctgaaggaacagaagaaatgtCTCACGTGGAAG GAGATGTGGAGAAGCAGCTTCCTGCACCACAGTAACCGCTGCTCCTGCTTCCACTGGCCGGGCGCCTCACTCATGCTGCTGgcggtgctgctgctgctgggctgCCACGGGGGCCAGCCGGCGGGCAG CCACGGGGCCGAGCTGGTGAGCGCCTCGGCGCTGTGCCTCCTGCTCCTTCTCAACCTCATCCTCATCGGGCGGCAAGATCGGCTGAAGCGCAGGGAGGTAGAGCGGAGGCTCCGAGGGATCATTGACCAAATCCAAG ATGCGCTCAGGGATGGCAAGGAGATCAAGTGGCCGGATGCCATGTACCCAGACCTCCACATGCCCTTTGCACCATCCTGGTCCCTGCACTGGGCGTACAGAGATGGACATCTGGTCAACCTGCCAGTTAGCCTGTTGGTGGAAGGAGACATCATAGCTCTGAGGCCCGGCCAGGAATCGTTCGCCTCTCTGAGGGGGATCAAG GATGATGAACACATTGTCTTAGAGCCGGGAGACctgtttccccctttctctccacccccttcccccagggGAGAAGTGAAGAAAGGGCCACAGAACCCCCAGCAGCACAGACTCTTCCGTGTCCTTGAGACCCCTGTGATTGACAACATCAG GTGGTGCCTGGACATGGCCCTGTCCCGCCCAGTCACTGCTCTGGACAACGAGCGGTTCACGGTGCAGTCGGTGATGTTGCACTACGCTGTGCCTGTGGTCCTG GCCGGCTTCCTCATCACCAATGCCCTGCGCTTTATGCTGAATGCCCCTGGGGTCACGTCCTGGCAGTACACCCTCCTCCAGCTACAG GTGAACGGCGTCCTGCCCGTCCTCCCCCTGCTCTTTCCAGCCCTCTGGGTTCTGGCGACCGCCTGTGGAGAAGCCCGCGTCCTGGCTCAGATGAGCAAGGCCTCTCCCAGCTCCTTG CTGGCCAAGTTCTCGGAGGACACTCTCAGCAGCTATACAGAAGCCGTCTCCTCTCAG GAAATGCTACGCTGCATTTGGGGTCACTTCCTGCGGGTGATCCAGGGGACGTCGCCGACGCTGAGCCATAGTTCCAGCCTGTTGCACAGCTTGGGCTCTGTCACG GTCCTATGCTGTGTGGACAAACAGGGGATCCTGTCGTGGCCAAACCCCAGCCCGGAGACCGTGTTGTTCTTCAGTGGGAAGGTGGAGCCCCCACACAGCAGCCACGAGGACCTAACAGATGACCTGTCCACCCGCTCCTTCTGCCACCCCGAGGTAGAGGAGGAG CCCCACGAACGAGATGCCCTCCTGGCTGGCTCCCTGAACACTTCCCTGCACCTTTCCAATGAGCAGGAACGCGGTGACTGGCCCGGTGACGGTCCCAAGCCCCCTGAATTCTACTCTCACCACAAAGCACACGGCCGCAGCAAACACCCATCCGGCTCCAATGTGAGCTTCAGCAGGGACACAGAGGGTGGTGAAGAAGAGCCTGGCAAG GCCCAGCCCGGGCTGGAGGGCGAGCCGTACGAAGCGGAGGACTTTGTGTGTGACTACCACCTGGAGATGCTGAGCCTGTCACAGGACCAGCAGAACCCCTCCTGCATCCAGTTCGATGACTCCAACTGGCAGCTGCACCTTACCTCCCTGAAGCCCCTGGGTCTCAACGTGCTGCTGAACTTGTGTAACGCCAGCGTCACGGAGCGGCTGTGCCGGTTCTCAGACCACCTGTGCAACATCGCCCTGCAGGAGAGCCACAGCGCCGTCCTGCCCGTGCACGTACCCTGGGGCCTCTGCGAGCTGGCCCGCCTCATAG GCTTCACTCCTGGGGCCAAGGAGCTCTTCAAACAGGAAAACCACCTTGCACTCTACCGCCTCCCCAGTGCCGAGATGGTGAAGGAAACCTCGCTGGGAAGGCTCTCCTGTGTCACCAAGCGGCGCCCCCCCCTCAGCCACATGATCAGCCTCTTCATCAAGGACACCACCACCA gTACAGAACAGATGCTGTCCCATGGCACGGCGGACGTGGTCTTAGAGGCCTGCACAGACTTCTGGGACGGGGCCGACATCTACCCTCTTTCGGGTTCTGACAG AAAGAAAGTGCTGGATTTCTACCAGCGAGCCTGCTTGTCTGGCTACTGCTCTGCCTTTGCCTACAAGCCCATGAGCTGCGCCCTGTCCTCTCAACTCAACGGCAAGTGCATTGAGCTGGTGCAGGCGCCTGGCCAAAGCAGCATCTTCACCATGTGCGAGCTGCCCAGCACTGTCCCCATCAAGCTCAGCACCCGCCGCAACAGCTGGAGCTCTGACG GGATCGGGGAGGTGCTGGAGAAGGAAGACTGTATGCAGGCCCTGAGCGGCCAGATCTTCATGGGCATGGTGTCCTCCCAGTACCAGGCCCGGCTGGACATCGTGCGCCTCATCGACGGGCTGGTCAATGCCTGCATCCGCTTCGTCTACTTCTCTTTGGAGGATGAGCTCAAAAGCAAG GTGTTTGCAGAAAAGATGGGCCTGGAGACAGGTTGGAACTGCCACATCTCTCTCACGCCCAATGGGGACATGCCTGGCTCTGAGATCCCCCCCTCCAGCCCTAGCCATGCTGGCTCCCTGCATGATGACCTGAATCAGG TGTCCCGAGACGATGCAGAAGGGCTCCTTCTGATGGAGGAGGAGGGTCACTCTGACCTCATTAGCTTCCAGCCGACAGACAGTGACCTCCCCAGCTTCCTGGAGGACTGCAACCGG GCCAAGCTGCCCCGAGGCATCCACCAGGTGCGTCCCCACCTGCAGAACATTGACAACGTGCCCCTGCTAGTGCCCCTGTTCACCGACTGTACCCCCGAGA agcctcacacagggctccgCCTACCTGACTCTTGTGCCCCCCGActgcaccccaccccagccaTGTGTGAGATGATCAAGATCATGCAGGAATATGGGGAGGTGACCTGCTGCCTGGGCAGCTCTGCCAACCTCAGGAACAGTTGCCTTTTCCTCCAGAGCGACATCAG CATCGCCCTGGATCCCCTGTACCCGTCCCGCTGCTCCTGGGAGACCTTTGGCTACGCCACCAGCACCAGCATGGCCCAGGCCTCGGATGGCCTTTCTCCCCTGCAGCTCTCAGGGCAGCTCAACAGCCTGCCCTGCTCCCTGACATTTCGCCAGGAAGAGACCATCAGCATCATCCGGCTCATTGAGCAG GCTCGGCACGCCACCTACGGCATTCGCAAGTGCTTCCTCTTCCTGCTGCAATGCCAGTTGACTCTGGTGGTCATCCAG TTCCTGTCTTGTCTGGTTCAGCTGCCACCGCTGCTGAGTACCACTGACATCCTGTGGCTGTCCTGCTTTTGCTACCCTCTGCTCAG CATCTCTCTGCTGGGAAAGCCCCCGCATAGCTCCATCATGTCTATGGCCACGGGGAAGAACCTTCAGTCCATTCCTAAGAAG ACCCAGCACTACTTCCTGCTCTGCTTCTTGCTCAAATTCAGCCTCACCGTCAGCTCGTGCCTCATCTGCTTTGGCTTCACGCTGCAGAGCTTCTGTGACAGCTCCCAGGCCCGCAACCTCACCAACTGCTCCTCCATCATGCTGCGCAG TCACGCCGACACAGCTCCAGCCTGGTTTGACGACTTTGCCAACGGGCTGCTGACGGCCCAGAAGCTCACGGCGGCCCTGACCGTCCTGCACACGG TCTTCATTTCTATCACCCACGTGCATCGCACCAAGCCCCTGTGGAGAAAGAGCCCCTTGACAAACCTCTGGTGGGCCGTGACGGTGCCCGTGGT CCTGCTGGGGCAGGTGGGCCAGACGGCAGTGGACCTACAGCTGTGGACGCACAGGGACAGCCGTGTCCACTTTGGCCTGGAGGACGTGCCTCTGCTGACATGGCTCCTGGGCTGCCTCTCCCTGGTCCTTGTGGTGGTCACCAACGAGATCGTGAAGCTGCATGAGATTCG GGTCCGGGTTCGCTACCAGAAGCGACAGAAACTGCAGTTTGAAACGAAGCTGGGCATGAACTCCCCCTTCTGA